The sequence ATATGGACATGCCGGGCATGGACGATCGACCTGCCCCGCCGCCGGCCAAAAGCAGTGCCACCGCCACGCCGCCGGCGATGGACATGGCGCCGATGCACGACGGGCAGATGAGCCACGACGGGCAGATGCCGGCCGACATGCCGATGGCCGCGATGGAGGGGCACGCCATGGCGATGCCCGCCACGCTCGGCCCGTTCGCGATGAACCGCGAGGCGTCGGGCACGGCGTGGCAGCCGGAGAGCTCACCGCTCTACGCGACGATGATCCACGCGGGCAGCTGGATGGCGATGGCGCAGGGCAACGCGACCCTCGTCTACGACAATCAGGGCGGCCCGCGCGGCGACACCAAGACTTTCGTGGAATCGATGGCGATGCTGATGGCGGCGCGGCCGGTGGGCGACCATGGCCGGTTCGGGCTGCGCGCAATGCTCTCGCTCGATCCGGTGATGGGCGCCGCCGGCTACCCCCTGCTGTTCGCGACCGGCGAGACGGCAAACGGCCGCACCGAGCTGGTCGATCGCCAGCATCCGCACGATCTGTTCATGGAACTGGCCGCCAGCTACGCGCACGATATCGGCGAGGGCCGGGCATTGTACCTCTACGCAGGCCTGCCGGGCGAGCCTGCCTTGGGGCCGCCGACCTTCATGCACCGCATCTCGGGGATGGACAATCCAGAGGCGCCGATCGGCCATCACTGGTTCGATTCGACCCACATCACGTGGGGCGTGGTCACCGGCGGCTTCTCGACGCACACGTGGAAGATCGAGGCGAGCGCGTTCAAGGGCCGTGAGCCCGACCAATATCGCTGGGATGCCGAGACGCCCGCGCTCGACAGCTGGTCCGTCCGCATCTTCTGGAACCCGACCCGCAACCTCTCGCTCCAGGCCTCGACCGGCTTCCTCCATTCGCCCGAGCAGCTGCACCCGGAGGTGAACGAGCAGCGCACCACCGCATCGGCAAGCTACAACCTGCCGCTCGGTCCCGGCGCCAATTGGGCGAGCACGGTCGCGTGGAGCATCAAGAACGAGCAGCCCGGCCCGGCGCTCAACGGCTGGCTGGCCGAGAGCGCGCTGCGGTGGGCCGACCGCCACACGGTCTTCGCCCGCGTCGAGCGCGAGGACGAGAGCGAACTGTTCGACGACACCAGCCCGCTCCACGGCCAGGTGATCCCGGTCAACAAGATGAGCCTCGGCTATCAATACGAGCTGTCGGTCACCGGCGACGTCCGCCTCGCGCTCGGCGGCCTGGTCAGCGCCTATGCCTATCCGCAGCGGCTGGTGCCGACCTATGGCGGCGACGGCGTGAAGAGCTTCATGCTCTACACGCGCGTCAGCCTCGGCGATCGGCGTATCCGCTAGGCTTACGCGATCACGACGTCGATGTCGGTCAGCGCGCGCAGGCGGGCGAGATCGGCGTCGCGGTCGACCGTCATCGGGTGCGAGTAGGTCGGCGCGTCCGCCGCCGCCCGGCTCCAGAAGGAGGTGCCGTCACCATTGGCGCTCGCCACGATCCAGCGCGCGCTGCCGCTGGCGATACGCGTTGCATAAGGTGTGCCGGCCGGGATGTTGGCGGCGTCGCCGCTCGTCAGCCGGAGCCCCTCGCCGTCCAGCGTCAGTTCGACCAGCCCGTCCAGCACGTAGAGGAAGACGTGCGTTGCCGCGTGATGCATCGTCGGCATGGCGGCATCGCGTCCGCCCTCGACGACGCGCATCTCAACCATGCCGTTGGTTTCGGCCGCCGTGAGCACGCTTGTAACGAGATGGCCGGCCAGCGTCCCGCGCGGCCCGAAGCTCGCCTCCAGGAAGAAGGAGCGATGCTCGCCCGGCAGCGCCTGATCGCCCTCCCCGATCGGGGTCGCCGGCCCGTAGACCGCCTCGTCCACGCGCATGATGCCATGCTTGGCGATGGCCGCGCCGAGCTTCGGAAAATTGATCGGCCGGTCCGACGGCGGCAGCGCCGTCATGCCCCACACCTCGCCCGCATCGGCGAAGAACTGCTCCCAGCCGCCGGGGGCGACGATGCCGAAGAACTGGCTGCGCGGAGCGACGCTCTGGTAGCTGTGCGTGTCGCGCGGCTTCACATAAGCGAAGTCGCCGGGGCTGAGGATGCGGCTGCCGTCGTTGCACCACACCTGCAGCTTGCCGCGCGTGACGAACCAGGTGTCATGCTCGCGCTCGTGCCAGTGCATCGGCACCGGAAAGCGATCGAGCGGACAGTCGCATACTACCGCGCCGAAGCCGCCGGCCGTCTGCTCGACGCCTGCCAGCGTGCGGACGATCTGATTGGCGACGAGGTGCGAAATGCCCTCGCCGGCGCGCAAGATATAGGGCTCGAGGCCGGGAAGCGTGGTCTGGTCGGTCATCGATCCTCTCCTGTTCTGGATCACGCGAAGGGAATGGCGAGCTGTGCCCGCTTGCATGCCTCGCTCTTGGGCGGGGCGATGCCCCATTGGTCGGTCCTGCCCGGCGGCCACGTCCATTCGTCGGGGCCGCGCACGCGATAATGCTCGTCCACCTGCAGCACCTCGGCGGTATATTCGACGACGATGCCGAACGGATCGACGAAGTAAGCGAACACGTTGTTGCCGGGGCCGTGGCGGCCGACGCCCCAGCCCATCGGCAGGCCGGCGTCGATCGTCCGGCCCGACGCGCGCATCACCCCCTCCCAACTGGGCAGGTTGAAGGCGACGTGGTTGAGCGTGTTGACCGGCGCTTCGGCGATCACGATCGAGTGATGATCGCGATTGGTGCGCACGAACGCCATCATCTTCGAACGATCAGTCAGCTGGAAGCCGAGCACGTCGGTGAAGAAGGCCTGGTCGCGCGCGACATCGTCGCTGTTGATGTTGACGTGCGCCAGCCGCTCCGGATGGTCGGCAAGCGGATCGTCGGCGAAGCGCGCGGCATCGTCGGCGACGACCCGCATCGTGCGACCCGCCATATCCCGGATCAGCAAAGCGCGCCCGGCGCCCGGCTCGTCCAGTTCGATCGCGGTCTCGACGTGGCAACCGTGCGCGCGGGCGCGCGCCACGACGTCGTCGAGCGCGTCACGGTCGCGCGCACGCAGCGTCATCGAGCGCATCGCAGGGGCGTCACCGGCGTGAAGCGCAAGGATTTGCGTATCGGCGCCGGTGCCGCGCAGCCAAGCGCTGCCGCCACTGTGATGCACCGGCTCCAGCGCCCAGACGTGGGTGTAGAAATCGAGCGCCGCCGCCAGATCGGGGACGACCAGATCGACGCTGCGCAGCGCGGAGATCGCAAAGTTCGCGCTCATCGGTCGCGCGTCGCCGCGCCGCACGGGTGCATCTCGCCTCTCCTCTCTTTGTTCTGTCGGCATCTATGGACCGCTCCAATCCCCTCTGACAA is a genomic window of Sphingomonas nostoxanthinifaciens containing:
- a CDS encoding VOC family protein, whose translation is MSANFAISALRSVDLVVPDLAAALDFYTHVWALEPVHHSGGSAWLRGTGADTQILALHAGDAPAMRSMTLRARDRDALDDVVARARAHGCHVETAIELDEPGAGRALLIRDMAGRTMRVVADDAARFADDPLADHPERLAHVNINSDDVARDQAFFTDVLGFQLTDRSKMMAFVRTNRDHHSIVIAEAPVNTLNHVAFNLPSWEGVMRASGRTIDAGLPMGWGVGRHGPGNNVFAYFVDPFGIVVEYTAEVLQVDEHYRVRGPDEWTWPPGRTDQWGIAPPKSEACKRAQLAIPFA
- a CDS encoding cupin domain-containing protein; the encoded protein is MTDQTTLPGLEPYILRAGEGISHLVANQIVRTLAGVEQTAGGFGAVVCDCPLDRFPVPMHWHEREHDTWFVTRGKLQVWCNDGSRILSPGDFAYVKPRDTHSYQSVAPRSQFFGIVAPGGWEQFFADAGEVWGMTALPPSDRPINFPKLGAAIAKHGIMRVDEAVYGPATPIGEGDQALPGEHRSFFLEASFGPRGTLAGHLVTSVLTAAETNGMVEMRVVEGGRDAAMPTMHHAATHVFLYVLDGLVELTLDGEGLRLTSGDAANIPAGTPYATRIASGSARWIVASANGDGTSFWSRAAADAPTYSHPMTVDRDADLARLRALTDIDVVIA